Part of the Gallalistipes aquisgranensis genome, ACGGGTTTCCCCACCGACAACATTCAGACACTCAATGCGGCGACGATTTTCGAACTGGCTTCCGAAAACAACGGAAACGGTGAGGGAACGGGAACGTTCCGTTATCCGAACCAGGTGCTCGAGTCCTATCTGGGACGTGTTTCGTACAGCTATGACGATCGTTATCTGATTTCTGCGTCGTTGCGTCTCGACCGTTCGTCGCTCTTTACGTCGGGTAACCGCAATGCATGGTTCCCTTCGGTGTCGGTCGGCTGGCGGATTTCCGAGGAGCGGTTCATGAAAAGCCAGCGGGTGTTCTCGAACCTCAAATTGCGTGCCTCCTACGGTGTGACGGGCAACAACAGCATCGACTACAACGCCGCCCTCGAAGTGCTCAATCCGGCCAACTATCCCACGGGCGCGGGCAATGGCTCGCTGACGCCGGGTGCTGCCAATATCTCTACGACGCTGGCTAATTCGAACATCACGTGGGAACAGACCGACGAGTACAACTTCGGTCTCGACGCCGGGTTCGTTGACAACAAGATATCTCTTTCGGTAGACGGATACTATTCGGTGACCCGTGCCCTGCTGTTCGAACAGCCTACGCAGTCGTTCACCGGATTCCAGTCCTACTGGAACAATATCGGCAAGGTCCGCAATGCGGGTGTCGAAATCCAGCTCGACACGCGGCAGATCAACCACAAGAAATTCAAGTGGTCGACGAATTTCAACTTCTCCCTTTCCCGCAATAAACTGCTCGAGATCGGTGGCGAGAAACAGGTCATCACGCAGGGTGAACGCTCGGAGAGCTATATCGCGCGTGTCGGCGAACCGCTGATTCAGTATTACGGCTTCAAAACCGTGGGCGTATGGAACAATCAGGCGGAGATCGACGCGAATCCTCATTTCGCGGGCGATGTGCCGGGAGGCCTCCGCATCTGGGATGCCGACGGAAACGGCGAACTGAACGATAACGACCGCGTGGCACTGGGAAGTCCCTATCCCGATTTCACGTGGGGCATGACCAACAACTTCAGCATCGGCAATTTCGACGTATCGTTCCTGCTGCAGGGCGTACAGGGTGTCACGGTGTTCAACGGCGATGTATTCTACAACGAGAGCCATAAGTACAACCGGGCCTACATGGAGAACCGCTGGGTGAGCGACACTCACCGCGGCGACGGCAAGACCCCTTACGCCAAAACCGGCTACGATATCATGCTTACCGATCTGGGCTTGCAGAATGCCTCTTATCTCTGTCTGCGGGACCTGACCGTAGGTTATACCTTGCCCAAGAAGACGGCGCGCAAAATCGGCCTGAACGGTCTGCGGCTCTATGTCACCGGCAGCAACCTGTTCTATCTCTGGAGCGATGACTACAAGGGTATCAACCCCGAGTCGCGCATGACTTCGGGCGATTATGCCAGCCCGCTGATCGACGGTTACCAGCGCGGTGGCTTCCCGCTCACGTCGACTTTCACATTCGGCATCGACCTTAACTTCTAACATCCGGAATGAAGATGAAAACTATTCTGAAATATATCGGTTCGGCGGCCCTGATGTTCGTCTTCGGAGCCTGCAACCTCGATCAGTATCCCTATTCCGAAACTGCGGCCGACGAGTACGTTAAGGATGCTGCGGCGGTGAACGATCTGGTGATCGGAACCTACAACGGCCTGCACAACGTCATGTATTACGAGTGGGCGCTCACCGAGCTGCGTTCGGACAATACCCGCATGCGTGTGAACGGTTCCTCGTCGCAGGATACGAAACTCATCGAACAGCTCGACCAGGGGACCATTACCACGGCTCATTCCTGGGTCGAGAACTACTGGAGTACGGCCTATGCGGCCATTGCCCGTGCCAACAAGGTGCTGGAAAACCTCGGTGTGGTAGGCGACGAAACGCTCCGCGCCCAGTACGAAGGCGAAGCGAAGTTCCTGCGCGCACACCTCTATTTCAATCTCGTGCGTCTTTGGGGACCGGTGTTCCTCGTGACGAAAAAGACGGGTTCCGATGAGGCGCGCCACATGCAGCGTTCGCCCGTAGAGGATATTTACGGATTGATAGAGGGCGATCTGAACGCCATCATCAACGGTGCGATGCTTCCCGATGTGGCGGCGTCGGGCAATGAGGGCCGTGCGACGATGCCTGCGGTCAAGGGACTGCTGGCCAAGGTCTACATGACCCGTTACGACGTGGGCTCCGATAATTACATGAAGGCCGGAAGCCTGTTGCGCGACGTGCTGGCCGCGGCGGGCAATCCGCAGAACGGATCGGATCTGGTGCCCTACGACCGGATTTTCGCCGTCGACAACGAGATGAACAAGGAGATCATCTTCGCCGTGCGCTACCTCTCGGGCAATGTGGGGCTGGGGTCTCCCTTCGGAACGCTTTTCGGGCCGATGAACAACGGCAATAACGTGATTATGGGTTCTCCCAAGCATTACAACTATCCTTCGGACGACCTGGTGGCGGCGTATAACAACAACGGTACCACCGAAAAGCCCGATCTTCGCAAGACCGTGACGCTCAAGGAGAGCTACTACAATGCCACGACCGAACAGACCGTCGAGGCCCGCTGGTGCGACAAGTTCCTCTCGCCGATCACCTCCGAGTACGACGGGGAAAACGACTGGCCCGTGCTGCGCGTGGGTGATGTGGCTCTGCTGCTGGCCGAGTGGATCAACGAAACGTCGGGTCCCACGGACGAAGCGATGCGGTATCTGAACATGATACGCGAACGTGCCGGCGTGACCACCTACGCCACGTCCGACCTCTCGTCGAAATACCTGTTCCGGGTGGCCGTGCGCAACGAACGCCGTCTGGAACTGGCGTGCGAAAACCAGCGCTGGTTCGACCTGATGCGCTGGAAAGTGGCCGCATCGACGGTCAGCGATCATCTCGCGTCGGAACTTTTTTACTCCGATTACGACTATACGGTCAATCCGATCGAGGAATGGCAGGTCCTGCTTCCCATTCCCATCTCGGTCATCAACATCAATCCCGACGTGGCCCAGAACCCCGGCTACTAAACTGATAACAGTAAAAACCTATGAAACGAATCGTAAATCAGATATGCACCTTTGCAGCTGCCGCCGGAATGTTCTTCGCGGCGGGTTGCGACGACACCTATGTGGACGAAGTGGTGAAGCATGCCCCCGTTATCGAGTCTTTCTCGCCCGCCTCGGCTCCCGTGGGCGCTGAGATCATCGTCACGGGACAGTATCTCAGCGGAGTCACCAAGGCTTATATCGGCGACGTGGAGATGGTCATCAAGGAGAAGGTGTCCGACAGCAGGCTGTCGATCGTCGCCGGGGCCGAGGGCCGCGACGGCAGGATCGTATTGGTCAACAGCGAGGGCCGCAGCGAATCGGAAGCCTCGTTCGTTTTCAGCTATGCGGTTCCCGAGCTGAAGGCTTCCCTGTTGCAGCCTTCGGTCGAAATGGGCGATCGCCTGCTGCTCTCGGGTACGCATCTTTCGGCTGTGGAGGCGGTGCTCTTCACCGCCGACGGGGACGACGGCGGGACTCCCTACGAGGGACACGAGGGCGATATCTATGAACAGAGCGAGTCGGAGATCGTCGTGCGCGTACCTTATGTCGAAAACGACAATGTGCGTATCACGCTGCGTTATTTCGACGGTACGGAGTCGGTGACCACGTCTCTCGACGAGGCACCCTCGATCGAAGTCATCCGTATCGTGCCCGAGTTCGATCAGCCTGTTGTATTGGAACGTACAGCCGTGGGGAAAACCGTGAAACTGACAGGAAAGAATCTCGACAAGGTCGACCGGATTCTCGTGGGCGGGTTTGAGGCTACGGTGTCGAAACAGCC contains:
- a CDS encoding RagB/SusD family nutrient uptake outer membrane protein; the protein is MKTILKYIGSAALMFVFGACNLDQYPYSETAADEYVKDAAAVNDLVIGTYNGLHNVMYYEWALTELRSDNTRMRVNGSSSQDTKLIEQLDQGTITTAHSWVENYWSTAYAAIARANKVLENLGVVGDETLRAQYEGEAKFLRAHLYFNLVRLWGPVFLVTKKTGSDEARHMQRSPVEDIYGLIEGDLNAIINGAMLPDVAASGNEGRATMPAVKGLLAKVYMTRYDVGSDNYMKAGSLLRDVLAAAGNPQNGSDLVPYDRIFAVDNEMNKEIIFAVRYLSGNVGLGSPFGTLFGPMNNGNNVIMGSPKHYNYPSDDLVAAYNNNGTTEKPDLRKTVTLKESYYNATTEQTVEARWCDKFLSPITSEYDGENDWPVLRVGDVALLLAEWINETSGPTDEAMRYLNMIRERAGVTTYATSDLSSKYLFRVAVRNERRLELACENQRWFDLMRWKVAASTVSDHLASELFYSDYDYTVNPIEEWQVLLPIPISVININPDVAQNPGY